Part of the Streptomyces sp. NBC_01353 genome, GAGGACCTCGCGCTCCAGGGGGAGCCCGTGCCGTACGGCGAAGGCGGTGAAGAGCCGGCCGGAGGCCGTGTTGTCGGGGGTGACGGTCGTCTCGACGGCGGTGGGGGCGACCCGCGAGGTGAGCGCGTCGAGCAGCACGCCGGCCAGGCCCCGGCCGCGGTGCTCCGCGTCGACGGCGATCTGCCACACGACGAGGGTGTCCGGGCGGTCCGGGCGCAGATATCCGGTGACGAAGGCGACCGGCTCGCCGTCGGCGGCGCGCGCGACCAGCGAGGTGGCGGCGAAGTCGCGGCACCACAGCAGATAGCTGTACGGGGAGTTCAGGTCCAGGACCTCGGAATCGCGGGCGATGCGCCACATCGCCGCTCCGTCCTCCACACGTGGGCTTTCCAGAGTCAGAGTCATGGCTGCTTGTGCTGCGGTCATGGCGAGGGAATTTACCGAGCAATTTCGTGGATTGCATGTGCGAGTGGGGTGTGCCGACGCTGCCGGATATGTTATCCGCGCGGGCGCGAATGACGGCCGTTTTGCCCGTATATATCTGAGCAAAACGGGCGTGATGTGGAGTCGATCACACGACCGGAATGCGAGAAGAGCGTT contains:
- the ectA gene encoding diaminobutyrate acetyltransferase yields the protein MTAAQAAMTLTLESPRVEDGAAMWRIARDSEVLDLNSPYSYLLWCRDFAATSLVARAADGEPVAFVTGYLRPDRPDTLVVWQIAVDAEHRGRGLAGVLLDALTSRVAPTAVETTVTPDNTASGRLFTAFAVRHGLPLEREVLFDGALFPATSDGAGHLPEVLHRIGPFPHTGASL